A stretch of the Vibrio gazogenes genome encodes the following:
- a CDS encoding non-oxidative hydroxyarylic acid decarboxylases subunit C, protein MIFDDLRSYLNALEEQGQLLRITEQVKAEPDIGAAANAAGRIGDGAPALWFDNIEGFTDARVAMNTVGSWPNHAISIGLPSNTPVKKQIDEFIRRWDNFPVAPVYRDNPPWAENTVDGEAINLFDILPLFRLNDGDGGFYLDKACTVSRDPTDPDNFDKQNVGVYRLEVKGKRKLGLQPIPMHDIAIHLHKAEERGEDLPVAIVLGNDPIITLMGATPLKYDQSEYDMAGALREAPYPIVKAPLTGFDVPWGSEVVLEGVIECGVREIEGPFGEFTGHYSGGRRMAVVRIDKVSYRTNPIFECLYLGMPWTEVDYLIGPATCVPLYQQLKAEFPEVQAVNAMYTHGLLVIISTKKRFGGFARAVGMRAMTTPHGLGYVKMVIMVDEDVDPFDLKQVMWAMSSKVNPAGDLVQLNNMSVLELDPGSSPAGMTDKLIIDATTPVAPDNRGNYGMPVKDLPETKEWVSKLTRMIDEAKEGKQ, encoded by the coding sequence ATGATTTTTGATGATTTAAGAAGTTATTTAAATGCGTTAGAAGAGCAAGGCCAGTTGTTGAGAATTACCGAGCAGGTGAAGGCGGAACCAGATATTGGCGCTGCGGCCAATGCAGCCGGAAGAATTGGTGACGGTGCTCCGGCACTTTGGTTTGATAATATCGAGGGATTTACCGACGCCAGAGTGGCGATGAATACGGTTGGATCGTGGCCAAATCACGCGATATCAATTGGGTTACCATCCAATACACCGGTGAAAAAACAGATCGATGAATTTATTCGCCGTTGGGATAATTTCCCGGTGGCGCCTGTGTATCGGGACAACCCGCCTTGGGCTGAAAATACGGTTGATGGTGAAGCGATCAATCTGTTTGATATTCTGCCGCTTTTCCGGCTCAACGATGGGGATGGCGGATTCTATCTCGATAAGGCGTGTACAGTTTCTCGGGATCCGACGGATCCAGACAACTTTGACAAGCAGAATGTCGGAGTTTATCGGCTGGAAGTCAAAGGTAAAAGAAAGTTGGGTTTGCAGCCGATTCCGATGCATGACATTGCGATTCATCTGCATAAAGCAGAGGAGAGGGGCGAGGATCTGCCAGTGGCGATTGTGCTCGGTAATGATCCAATCATCACACTGATGGGGGCAACACCACTTAAATATGATCAGTCTGAATACGATATGGCAGGGGCGCTCAGAGAAGCACCGTATCCGATTGTAAAAGCACCGTTGACCGGATTTGATGTGCCTTGGGGATCTGAAGTCGTGCTCGAAGGGGTTATTGAGTGTGGTGTCCGTGAGATTGAAGGGCCATTCGGTGAGTTTACCGGACATTATTCCGGTGGTCGGAGAATGGCCGTTGTCAGAATTGATAAGGTTTCTTACCGGACCAATCCCATTTTCGAATGTTTATATCTCGGAATGCCGTGGACAGAGGTTGATTATTTGATTGGGCCTGCAACTTGTGTCCCCTTGTATCAGCAACTCAAAGCTGAGTTTCCTGAAGTCCAAGCGGTCAATGCCATGTACACACATGGTTTACTGGTGATTATCTCGACGAAGAAACGTTTCGGAGGTTTTGCCAGAGCGGTCGGGATGCGTGCCATGACCACACCGCATGGTCTTGGCTACGTCAAAATGGTCATTATGGTCGATGAAGATGTGGATCCTTTCGATTTAAAACAAGTGATGTGGGCGATGTCATCGAAAGTGAATCCGGCAGGTGACTTGGTTCAACTGAATAACATGTCGGTCCTTGAACTGGATCCCGGCTCATCACCGGCAGGGATGACGGATAAATTGATTATCGATGCGACAACACCGGTCGCTCCGGATAATCGAGGAAACTACGGTATGCCTGTCAAAGATCTGCCTGAGACGAAAGAATGGGTATCTAAATTAACTCGTATGATTGATGAAGCAAAGGAAGGTAAACAATGA
- a CDS encoding non-oxidative hydroxyarylic acid decarboxylases subunit D, producing MICPRCAHKEIMTLALSPVPDVWTVYQCQQCLYTWRSTEPLRRISREHFPDAFKMTQADIDNALLLPEIPPLLPVNEQ from the coding sequence ATGATTTGTCCACGCTGTGCCCATAAAGAGATAATGACACTTGCTCTGTCGCCAGTTCCTGATGTATGGACGGTCTATCAATGCCAACAATGCCTCTATACTTGGCGTTCAACAGAACCGCTTCGACGGATAAGCCGCGAGCATTTTCCTGATGCGTTTAAAATGACGCAGGCAGATATCGATAACGCACTGCTATTGCCAGAAATCCCCCCATTACTCCCTGTGAATGAACAATAA
- a CDS encoding glycoside hydrolase family 30 beta sandwich domain-containing protein, translated as MKKIIGISAAFLLSSMSLNAVAGSVYVNFNAEYQEIDGFGGMNAPGWINDLTSAQATAAFGNGDGQMGLSIMRMRIDPDSNQWYRQVPTAQIAHSYGAKLLATPWSPPAYMKTNNNVNNGGKLKKEHYWGYTNHLMDFTHYMAGKNAPIYALSIQNEPDWHPDYESCDWSGADFVNYLNDQGWRLDSSLKILAPESLGFNPALSDPILNNSVASSHVDIIGGHLYGVKPKNYPLALQKGKKLWMTEHYTDNEDGNNWNKAMDVGLELHQSMVANYSAYIWWYVRRSYGLLSENGNISKRGYVMSQYSKFIRPGDVRIAATEVPESNVYVTAYKNRSGKLVVAVVNRSNSHKELKFTLQNGTVGSMTKYVTSASKNVSYGGKYAVSNNRFTAYADPWSVMTFVSE; from the coding sequence ATGAAAAAAATAATTGGGATTTCAGCGGCTTTTTTGCTTAGTTCGATGAGCTTAAATGCCGTTGCTGGTTCTGTATATGTGAATTTTAATGCCGAATATCAAGAAATTGATGGATTTGGCGGCATGAATGCCCCCGGGTGGATTAATGATTTAACATCAGCACAAGCGACCGCTGCATTTGGGAATGGCGATGGTCAAATGGGTTTATCCATCATGCGTATGCGAATCGATCCTGATTCAAACCAATGGTACAGACAAGTACCGACCGCTCAAATTGCTCATTCTTATGGTGCCAAACTATTGGCAACACCTTGGTCTCCACCGGCTTATATGAAGACCAATAACAACGTCAATAATGGCGGTAAACTGAAGAAAGAACATTATTGGGGATATACCAACCATTTAATGGATTTTACCCATTATATGGCCGGTAAAAATGCACCAATTTATGCGTTATCTATCCAAAATGAACCAGACTGGCACCCAGATTATGAGTCTTGTGACTGGTCCGGTGCAGATTTTGTCAATTATTTGAATGATCAAGGATGGCGTCTGGACTCTTCGCTTAAAATCTTAGCGCCTGAATCATTAGGTTTTAATCCTGCCCTTTCTGATCCAATTTTAAATAATTCTGTAGCTAGTAGCCATGTCGATATTATCGGCGGTCACTTGTATGGTGTGAAACCCAAAAATTATCCGCTTGCATTGCAAAAAGGTAAAAAACTTTGGATGACAGAGCACTATACCGATAATGAAGATGGAAATAACTGGAATAAAGCCATGGATGTTGGTTTAGAGCTGCATCAAAGTATGGTTGCGAATTATAGCGCTTATATCTGGTGGTATGTTCGCCGTAGTTATGGCTTGTTAAGTGAGAATGGTAACATCAGTAAACGTGGTTATGTGATGTCACAATACTCAAAATTCATTCGTCCGGGTGATGTCCGTATTGCAGCAACTGAAGTCCCAGAGAGTAATGTCTATGTGACGGCTTATAAAAACCGCTCCGGCAAACTGGTTGTTGCAGTTGTCAACCGAAGCAACTCTCATAAGGAACTGAAATTTACGCTGCAAAACGGCACTGTTGGTTCAATGACAAAATATGTGACATCAGCGTCTAAGAACGTCAGTTATGGCGGCAAATACGCAGTGAGTAACAA